Within Ramlibacter henchirensis, the genomic segment CTGCACGGCGATCGTGAAGTCGTCGTAGGGCTGGAACATGCGGATGTCGGCGGGCTTCAGGTTCGCCTGGGCGAAGAGGCGCGGCGCCAGCTGGCCGAAGCCGGTTTCGGTGATGTCGGCCAGCGGGTCGCGGCCGTTGAAGTTGGTGATCTCGGCGTACGCCACGGGCGCCGCCAGCTTGCTCCAGCCGCGCCGCTTCGCTTCCTCGCGCGAGGTCACCACCAGCGCGTTGCCGCCGTCGCAGAACATCACGCTGTCCAGCAGGCGCAGCGGATCGGCGATCACGCGCGACTGCAGGTAGTCCTCCATCGACAGGGGCGTGCGCAGCTTGGGCAGCGCGTTGTCGTTGCGCACCGCGTGCTCGCGCTGCACCTGGGCGATCTTGCCCAGAGCGTTCGGGTCGAGCCCGTACTGGTGGGCATAGCGGTTCATCAGCAACCCGAACGCCGCCGGCGGCCGCGCCGCGGCCTGCGGCTCCTGGAACTCGGGCCGCTGCGCGCCGAAATCCGCGCGGTAGATGGTGCTTGGCGCGTCGGCCGAGAGCACCACCGCGATGCGGCACTCGCCCTCGCGCACGGCCGACATCGCGCGCATCAGGCCGCTGAGCGCCGAGCAGCCGCCCAGGCCCGACAGGTGCAGCCAGGTGGGCGTGATGCCCAGGGCCTCGCACATGTAGGCGGCGTAGAAGGGATTGGTGCCTTCGCTGAGCGCGGCGGTTACCGACAGGCCGTCGATGTCTTCCAGCGCCAGGTTCATCCGGTCGAGCAGCGCGGCCAGCACCTCGCCGGCCAGGTCGTAGGCGCTGCGGCCGGTCTTGAAGCGGTTGGGGATCTCCGCGTATCCGGCGACCACCTGCGCGCTCTCACGCGCGGCGGTCCTGCCGAGGCTTTCGGGGGCCATGTGTCTCCTGGGGTCGGGGCGCCGGATCGCGAGGCGAAAGTGGCGGCGCGTTCGACCCATGATAGGTCAA encodes:
- a CDS encoding thiolase family protein, with translation MAPESLGRTAARESAQVVAGYAEIPNRFKTGRSAYDLAGEVLAALLDRMNLALEDIDGLSVTAALSEGTNPFYAAYMCEALGITPTWLHLSGLGGCSALSGLMRAMSAVREGECRIAVVLSADAPSTIYRADFGAQRPEFQEPQAAARPPAAFGLLMNRYAHQYGLDPNALGKIAQVQREHAVRNDNALPKLRTPLSMEDYLQSRVIADPLRLLDSVMFCDGGNALVVTSREEAKRRGWSKLAAPVAYAEITNFNGRDPLADITETGFGQLAPRLFAQANLKPADIRMFQPYDDFTIAVQMQLEQLGFCERGAGARFILETDLSFAGKLPLNTGGGQISAGQPGLAGGALNLVEAVRQLFGEGGQRQVPDPRNALVTGIGVIPYGRNWSTSAAMILEPA